A genomic segment from Paramixta manurensis encodes:
- a CDS encoding CsbD family protein: MNSDIVVGKWKQLKGQMTQWWAEWFDDDSAWMTGNNDWLSGILQEDYGKRQEGVSSEETPH, from the coding sequence ATGAATAGCGACATTGTTGTTGGCAAATGGAAACAATTAAAAGGCCAAATGACGCAGTGGTGGGCAGAATGGTTTGATGATGATTCTGCCTGGATGACAGGGAACAATGACTGGCTCTCCGGGATCCTGCAAGAGGATTACGGAAAACGGCAAGAAGGGGTATCCTCAGAAGAAACACCACACTGA
- a CDS encoding DUF1328 domain-containing protein: protein MFRWGIIFLVIALIAAALGFGGLAGTAAWAAKIVFVVGIILFLISLFTGRKRP, encoded by the coding sequence ATGTTCCGTTGGGGCATTATATTTCTTGTGATCGCGCTGATCGCAGCAGCATTAGGTTTTGGTGGTTTGGCTGGTACCGCAGCATGGGCGGCAAAAATTGTCTTCGTTGTTGGTATTATACTGTTCCTCATCAGCCTGTTTACCGGGCGTAAACGACCCTAG